In a genomic window of Saccharothrix sp. HUAS TT1:
- a CDS encoding pirin family protein — protein MGVEVLEPRDVPLGGPRAMTVRRTLPQRSRSLIGAWCFADHYGPDDVSASGGMDVAPHPHTGLQTASWLFSGEIEHRDSLGVHAVVRPGELNLMTAGHGICHSEVSTPGTTVLHGVQLWIALPDADRDAPRDFQHHVPDPVALDGATARVFLGTLAGRTSPVRTFTPLLGAELVLDAGARVALDVDGAFEHGVLVDVGEVALDGTPLGHGALGCVDVGATRLELANTATGPARVVLLGGPPLGEELVMWWNFVGRSHEEVARYRDQWQAGSERFGRVEGYPGDRLPAPPLPGGHLRPRGNPAPTSLTPAEPH, from the coding sequence ATGGGCGTTGAAGTGCTCGAACCCCGGGACGTCCCGCTCGGCGGGCCGCGCGCGATGACCGTGCGGCGCACCCTGCCGCAGCGGTCGCGGTCCCTGATCGGCGCGTGGTGCTTCGCCGACCACTACGGCCCGGACGACGTGTCGGCCAGCGGCGGCATGGACGTCGCGCCGCACCCGCACACCGGGTTGCAGACCGCGAGCTGGCTGTTCAGCGGCGAGATCGAGCACCGCGACAGCCTGGGCGTGCACGCCGTCGTGCGGCCGGGCGAGCTGAACCTGATGACGGCCGGGCACGGCATCTGCCACTCGGAGGTCTCGACGCCGGGCACGACCGTGCTGCACGGCGTCCAGCTGTGGATCGCGCTGCCCGACGCCGACCGCGACGCGCCGCGCGACTTCCAGCACCACGTGCCCGACCCGGTGGCGCTGGACGGCGCGACCGCGCGGGTGTTCCTCGGCACGCTCGCGGGCCGGACGTCCCCGGTGCGCACGTTCACGCCGTTGCTGGGCGCGGAGCTGGTGCTGGACGCCGGGGCGCGGGTGGCGCTCGACGTCGACGGGGCGTTCGAGCACGGCGTGCTGGTCGACGTCGGCGAGGTGGCGCTGGACGGCACGCCGTTGGGTCACGGCGCGCTGGGCTGCGTCGACGTCGGCGCGACCCGGCTGGAGCTGGCCAACACCGCGACCGGCCCGGCGCGGGTGGTCCTGCTCGGCGGCCCGCCGCTGGGCGAGGAGCTGGTCATGTGGTGGAACTTCGTCGGCCGCAGCCACGAGGAGGTCGCCCGGTACCGCGACCAGTGGCAGGCCGGGTCGGAGCGGTTCGGCCGGGTCGAGGGCTACCCCGGTGACCGACTGCCCGCGCCGCCGCTGCCGGGGGGCCACCTCCGACCGCGCGGCAACCCGGCCCCCACCTCGCTCACGCCCGCCGAACCCCACTGA
- a CDS encoding peptidoglycan-binding protein, translating into MVGLASPVTAAPQVTALPVVDMEAVLKAAQIDPRRADSAVTPGSGDSVRAVEQALVAKGLLASTYADGHFGTRTIDAYAAYQRSLGYTGLDASGLPGPTSLRLLGDARYTVARVVSAGSRVTYRAALMNTRTKAMLVEAERLLGRSLAITQGSYNPGGVPGSAGTHDGGGALDVSVSGMTATTRTTVARVLRQVGFAAWVRTPAQGDWGYHIHAIALGDPDQATGARNQAGDYYLGFNGLANRAPDDGPAVSPKRTWEEYQRSP; encoded by the coding sequence CTGGTGGGCCTCGCGTCGCCGGTGACGGCCGCGCCCCAGGTCACCGCACTGCCGGTGGTGGACATGGAGGCCGTGCTCAAGGCCGCGCAGATCGACCCGCGCCGGGCCGACTCGGCCGTCACGCCGGGCAGCGGCGACAGCGTGCGGGCGGTCGAGCAGGCGCTCGTGGCGAAGGGCCTGCTGGCCTCGACCTACGCCGACGGGCACTTCGGCACCAGGACGATCGACGCCTACGCGGCCTACCAGCGCTCGCTCGGCTACACCGGGCTCGACGCGTCCGGCCTGCCCGGACCCACCTCCCTGCGGCTGCTGGGCGACGCGCGGTACACGGTCGCGCGCGTGGTGTCGGCGGGCAGCCGGGTCACCTACCGCGCCGCGCTGATGAACACCCGCACGAAGGCCATGCTGGTCGAGGCCGAGCGGCTGCTCGGCCGGTCGCTGGCCATCACCCAGGGCTCCTACAACCCCGGCGGCGTGCCCGGTTCGGCGGGCACCCACGACGGCGGCGGCGCGCTGGACGTCTCGGTGTCCGGGATGACCGCGACCACCCGCACGACCGTGGCCAGGGTGCTGCGCCAGGTCGGCTTCGCGGCGTGGGTGCGCACCCCGGCCCAGGGCGACTGGGGTTACCACATCCACGCGATCGCGCTCGGCGACCCGGACCAGGCCACCGGCGCGCGCAACCAGGCGGGTGACTACTACCTCGGCTTCAACGGGCTGGCCAACCGCGCGCCGGACGACGGGCCCGCGGTCAGCCCCAAGCGGACGTGGGAGGAGTACCAGCGTTCGCCCTAG
- a CDS encoding antitoxin: MGIGDKFDELKDKAKDALGQHGDKADQGIDKAGQFADERTGGQHSEHIRTGTDKAKEGLDRFREQQ, encoded by the coding sequence ATGGGCATTGGCGACAAGTTCGACGAGCTGAAGGACAAGGCCAAGGACGCCCTCGGCCAGCACGGCGACAAGGCCGATCAGGGCATCGACAAGGCCGGTCAGTTCGCCGACGAGCGGACCGGTGGTCAGCACTCCGAGCACATCCGAACGGGCACGGACAAGGCCAAGGAAGGCTTGGACCGGTTCCGCGAGCAGCAGTAG
- a CDS encoding ATP-binding protein: MAVTLPASAGSSAQARQVVGDAAAAWGLSEDATDDAALVVTELVSNAVDHATGPVGLTVTRTESGMRIEVADESTAMPQPRPVQVDSARGRGLIIVAALSRSWGTDLTADGKVVWAELDG; encoded by the coding sequence GTGGCCGTGACGCTGCCCGCCTCGGCGGGCTCATCGGCGCAGGCACGGCAGGTGGTGGGAGACGCGGCGGCGGCGTGGGGGCTGTCCGAGGACGCGACCGACGACGCCGCCTTGGTGGTGACCGAGTTGGTGTCCAACGCGGTGGACCACGCGACCGGCCCGGTGGGGCTGACCGTGACCCGGACCGAGTCCGGGATGCGGATCGAGGTGGCGGACGAGTCGACCGCCATGCCGCAGCCCAGACCGGTGCAGGTCGACTCGGCACGGGGGCGCGGGCTGATCATCGTCGCCGCCCTGAGCCGGTCGTGGGGCACGGACCTGACGGCCGACGGCAAGGTCGTGTGGGCCGAACTGGACGGCTGA
- a CDS encoding STAS domain-containing protein, whose translation MELRVRSEVRGGWTVVAVSGELDADTVPVLSDRLEESTGDRVVVDLSGVPFMDTTGLSLMLDWHRRLDGGGGQFRMASLQPSVHKLFRLTELTEVMHIHDTVESATTAA comes from the coding sequence ATGGAGTTGCGGGTGCGCAGTGAGGTGCGGGGCGGCTGGACGGTCGTCGCGGTGTCGGGCGAACTGGACGCGGACACGGTCCCCGTGCTGTCCGACCGCCTCGAGGAGAGCACGGGCGACCGGGTGGTGGTCGACCTGAGCGGCGTGCCGTTCATGGACACCACCGGCCTGTCCCTGATGCTCGACTGGCACCGGCGGCTCGACGGCGGGGGCGGCCAGTTCCGGATGGCGTCCCTGCAACCGTCGGTGCACAAGCTGTTCCGGCTCACCGAGCTGACCGAGGTCATGCACATCCACGACACCGTGGAGTCGGCCACGACCGCCGCGTGA